Proteins encoded in a region of the Corynebacterium breve genome:
- a CDS encoding ABC transporter ATP-binding protein has protein sequence MNPVTTAIAFGSAIVATLLQVAVPALTGKAIDVATGAASGSIPTIAWTMVAIALIQYAGQIVRRWSAGNLSIGSQHHLRVEVLDTLNSLDGPSQDDIVTGQIVSRSISDLNQFQSVLAMTPLAVSRSVQLVVTVAVMLTMSPWLTVLSLAFLPVILFIANRSRTTLYAATWANQQATADLAEHVEQTVSGIRVVKAFGKEERAVDTLETLGKQLYAVKMRAAKLTARFRPLLSQLPNVALVITIIVGGILAIRGGITVGEFVAFTAYLTSMTSLMSMLTNTYVGLQMGMSSVDRLDDVLRLRPQRRSPADPLTLGDEPVGIEFRNVGFSSNGHTILNGFDVTVQPGETVAVVGGPGAGKSMAVQLAGAFYEPDFGDIALVGKRDYPYSQLTIESIRQRVTCVFDEAFLFSASVRDNITMGLPASDEDVARVAKLARADEFIEKLSDGYDTVVGERGLTLSGGQRQRIALARALLSAPSVMILDDATSAIDAENEKLILGNLRAELAETTVIAVAHRQSTVDHADRVLVVENGRVVLDGPRDQVTIHPSYQALMAPTLVDEPPRIPTSAELWPDVAAVEDPDFLVTTARPGAGPRGGGGPGMRGGIITATPKLKSKLAHLPEASEQPQLDSELLRRADRPFRIRDLFSAVRWLIAGVVSLLIIGVMADVAFPTLIRAAIDRGIVAQQPDALWAVAGVAVVVVLVALASSVAMTILSSRSGERLLYGLRLRSYAHLQRLGVSYFERNLSGRIMTRMTTDIDTLSNFLQTGLAQAIVSVGTLFGVGVMLVATDGSLTAIALLAVPVIILATVVFRVLSKKYYTEARMQISAVNGQFAELIGGIRTSQMHQMEPRALADFTYESDLYRRLRMRSQLLVALYFPGMQAISQVMTAVVVGVGASRVAQGELSVGVVVAFTMYLGQLYGPIQQLGQIFDSWQQATVSFNRIAELLETQTTVPDTGTNPRAHQAAEGPLEFDYVTFAYQSAEDPSATPVLDQLSVTLRAGETVALVGPTGAGKSTVVKLIARFYDPSSGVVKATGTDISEFPIPQWRRQIAQVPQESYLFPGTVADNIAYGLDQFSKEDVENAVRKIGALHVIAAIPGGFNHHVGERGRGLSAGQRQIIALARAELIDADVMLLDEATATLDPATEKAVLDASSNATRGRTSVIVAHRLATARRADRILVLESGRIIEDGSHDLLLSIQGRYAQMWETNR, from the coding sequence ATGAATCCAGTTACTACTGCGATTGCTTTCGGCAGCGCGATCGTGGCCACTCTGCTTCAAGTCGCGGTCCCGGCCCTCACCGGCAAGGCCATCGACGTTGCAACAGGTGCTGCTTCGGGTTCGATCCCCACCATCGCATGGACCATGGTTGCCATTGCGCTGATCCAATACGCAGGTCAGATCGTGCGTCGCTGGTCCGCCGGCAATTTGTCGATAGGATCGCAACACCACCTGCGAGTTGAGGTGCTTGATACCCTCAATTCGCTCGATGGTCCTAGCCAAGACGACATTGTGACAGGCCAGATTGTTTCGCGCTCGATCAGCGATCTCAACCAATTCCAATCAGTTCTGGCCATGACTCCGCTGGCTGTCTCGCGAAGTGTCCAGCTCGTAGTCACCGTGGCGGTCATGCTCACGATGTCCCCGTGGCTCACCGTGCTGTCTTTGGCGTTCCTGCCCGTGATCTTGTTCATCGCTAACCGCTCACGCACGACGCTCTACGCCGCAACCTGGGCAAACCAGCAAGCAACCGCAGATCTTGCCGAGCATGTCGAACAAACCGTCTCGGGCATTCGAGTGGTCAAAGCCTTTGGCAAAGAAGAGCGCGCCGTTGACACACTCGAAACGCTGGGCAAGCAGCTATACGCGGTCAAGATGCGCGCCGCAAAGCTCACCGCACGCTTTCGCCCGTTGCTCTCGCAGCTTCCCAATGTCGCACTAGTAATCACCATCATCGTGGGCGGCATCCTGGCGATCCGTGGTGGGATCACCGTGGGTGAATTCGTCGCGTTCACGGCGTATCTCACATCCATGACCTCGCTGATGAGCATGCTCACCAACACATATGTCGGCCTGCAAATGGGCATGAGCAGCGTCGATCGCTTAGACGATGTCCTGCGTCTTCGCCCTCAGCGCCGCTCCCCTGCCGATCCGCTCACGCTTGGCGACGAACCCGTGGGCATCGAGTTTCGCAACGTTGGCTTTTCTTCCAACGGCCACACCATCCTGAACGGGTTCGACGTCACAGTGCAGCCGGGCGAAACCGTTGCGGTTGTCGGCGGCCCGGGCGCGGGAAAGTCGATGGCCGTTCAACTCGCAGGCGCCTTCTACGAGCCGGATTTCGGTGACATCGCGCTCGTCGGCAAGCGAGATTATCCGTATTCTCAGCTGACGATCGAATCGATCCGACAACGCGTCACCTGTGTCTTTGACGAGGCTTTTCTGTTCTCTGCATCAGTGCGCGACAACATCACGATGGGGCTTCCCGCCTCCGATGAGGACGTCGCGCGCGTTGCCAAGCTTGCCCGCGCAGATGAGTTCATCGAGAAGCTCTCGGATGGCTACGACACAGTGGTTGGTGAACGTGGCCTCACGTTGTCGGGCGGCCAGCGGCAGCGCATCGCACTCGCTCGGGCGCTGCTGTCTGCGCCTTCGGTGATGATTCTCGACGATGCCACCAGCGCCATCGACGCCGAAAACGAAAAACTCATCCTGGGCAACCTCCGCGCCGAGCTTGCCGAAACTACTGTGATCGCGGTGGCCCACCGCCAATCCACCGTGGATCATGCCGATCGCGTCCTTGTTGTAGAAAACGGTCGGGTTGTACTTGATGGTCCGCGTGATCAAGTGACAATCCACCCCAGCTACCAGGCGCTCATGGCACCAACGCTTGTCGACGAGCCCCCGCGCATTCCCACAAGCGCCGAACTATGGCCCGACGTGGCGGCAGTGGAAGACCCTGACTTCCTGGTCACCACTGCCCGACCAGGAGCTGGACCCCGCGGAGGTGGTGGGCCGGGCATGCGCGGCGGCATCATCACCGCTACGCCAAAGCTCAAGTCGAAGCTGGCACATTTGCCAGAGGCCTCGGAACAGCCACAATTGGACTCAGAGTTGCTCCGCCGGGCGGATCGCCCATTTCGAATCCGTGACCTTTTCTCGGCTGTGCGTTGGTTGATCGCCGGGGTCGTTTCGCTGCTGATCATCGGCGTCATGGCCGATGTCGCCTTCCCAACTTTGATCCGCGCGGCGATCGACCGCGGAATCGTCGCTCAGCAGCCTGACGCGCTGTGGGCGGTGGCGGGCGTAGCGGTAGTGGTTGTGCTGGTGGCGTTGGCGTCAAGCGTGGCGATGACGATCTTGAGTTCCCGTTCGGGCGAGCGTCTCCTCTACGGTTTACGCTTACGCAGTTATGCGCACTTGCAGCGCCTAGGCGTGTCCTATTTTGAAAGGAATCTGTCAGGCCGCATCATGACGCGCATGACAACGGACATCGATACATTGTCCAACTTCCTTCAGACAGGTCTTGCTCAGGCAATCGTCTCGGTAGGAACGCTTTTCGGCGTCGGCGTGATGTTGGTAGCCACCGACGGATCCTTAACCGCAATCGCCCTACTTGCAGTGCCGGTGATCATCCTGGCCACAGTGGTTTTCCGCGTGCTGTCCAAAAAGTATTACACGGAAGCCCGCATGCAGATTTCCGCCGTCAACGGGCAATTCGCTGAGCTAATCGGCGGCATCCGCACAAGCCAAATGCATCAGATGGAACCACGTGCGCTTGCAGATTTCACCTACGAATCGGACCTCTACCGGCGACTGCGCATGCGTTCTCAGCTCTTGGTGGCGTTGTACTTCCCGGGGATGCAAGCAATCTCTCAGGTTATGACGGCGGTGGTTGTCGGCGTCGGGGCGTCGCGTGTTGCCCAAGGCGAGCTCAGCGTTGGCGTCGTCGTAGCTTTCACCATGTACCTGGGTCAGTTGTACGGGCCGATTCAGCAGCTGGGCCAGATTTTCGATTCCTGGCAACAAGCTACTGTGAGTTTCAACCGGATCGCTGAACTTCTCGAAACACAAACCACAGTGCCAGACACTGGTACTAATCCAAGGGCGCACCAAGCAGCGGAAGGCCCGCTCGAATTCGACTACGTGACGTTTGCTTACCAGTCCGCCGAGGACCCCTCTGCCACGCCCGTGTTGGATCAGTTGTCGGTCACTCTCCGCGCAGGAGAAACCGTGGCGCTAGTGGGCCCGACCGGCGCCGGAAAATCCACAGTGGTCAAACTCATCGCCAGATTCTACGACCCCTCTTCGGGGGTGGTAAAGGCCACTGGGACCGACATTTCTGAGTTCCCAATCCCGCAGTGGAGGCGCCAAATTGCCCAAGTCCCGCAGGAGTCTTACCTGTTCCCAGGCACTGTCGCAGACAATATCGCCTACGGTCTGGACCAATTCTCCAAAGAGGACGTGGAAAATGCCGTCCGCAAAATCGGCGCGCTCCATGTAATTGCCGCGATTCCAGGCGGCTTCAACCACCACGTTGGCGAGCGCGGAAGAGGCCTTTCAGCAGGACAGAGGCAGATCATCGCGCTGGCCCGCGCAGAGCTTATCGACGCCGATGTCATGCTTCTCGACGAAGCCACCGCAACACTTGATCCGGCTACCGAAAAGGCTGTCTTAGACGCTTCCTCAAACGCTACTCGGGGACGGACATCTGTGATCGTCGCTCACCGTTTAGCTACCGCTAGGCGGGCCGATCGTATCCTCGTTTTAGAGTCAGGCCGTATCATCGAAGACGGATCACACGACCTACTTCTCTCGATCCAAGGTAGGTATGCCCAAATGTGGGAAACCAACCGCTAA